Genomic window (Escherichia fergusonii ATCC 35469):
TACTGGTCTTTTTATTCCTCAAAATGACCGGAAGACGCGGTGTGCGGCAGATGTCGCTTTTTGAAGTGTTAATCATTCTGACGCTGGGGTCAGCGGCGGGAGATGTGGCGTTTTATGATGATGTGCCGATGGTCCCGGTACTTATCGTCTTTATTACTCTGGCGTTGTTATACCGCCTGGTAATGTGGTTGATGGCGCACAGTGAGAAACTGGAAGATCTTCTGGAAGGCAAACCGGTTGTCATTATTGAAGATGGCGAACTGGCCTGGTCGAAACTCAATAACTCCAACATGACGGAATTTGAGTTTTTTATGGAACTGCGACTCCGGGGTGTGGAACAACTGGGGCAGGTCCGCCTGGCTATACTCGAAACCAACGGGCAAATCAGTGTCTATTTCTTTGAAGATGACAAGGTGAAACCGGGTTTACTTATTTTACCCAGTGATTGTACTCAGCGTTACAAAGTGGTACCGGAGTCGGCGGACTATGCCTGCATCCGTTGCAGTGAAATCATTCATATGAACGCGGGGGAAAAACAATTATGTCCGCGCTGTGCAAATCCAGAATGGACGAAGGCAAGCCGGGCGAAACGGGTGACCTGACAGGTTAAATCCCCTTTTTTATTTAAAATTCCGAA
Coding sequences:
- a CDS encoding DUF421 domain-containing protein translates to MKAFDLHRMAFDKVPFDFLGEVALRSLYTFVLVFLFLKMTGRRGVRQMSLFEVLIILTLGSAAGDVAFYDDVPMVPVLIVFITLALLYRLVMWLMAHSEKLEDLLEGKPVVIIEDGELAWSKLNNSNMTEFEFFMELRLRGVEQLGQVRLAILETNGQISVYFFEDDKVKPGLLILPSDCTQRYKVVPESADYACIRCSEIIHMNAGEKQLCPRCANPEWTKASRAKRVT